The following are encoded together in the Glycine max cultivar Williams 82 chromosome 8, Glycine_max_v4.0, whole genome shotgun sequence genome:
- the LOC100775553 gene encoding nicotianamine synthase produces MAAFQSINNIETQQIPPELLISQIMQLHASISKLESLRPCKQVNSHFTHLVKLCTLPSTIDIEALPKEVQDMRDSLINLSGHAEGLLELEFSTFISLTPEPMKNVTLFPYYGNYVKLANMESKILKENGVLSPKKVAFVGSGPMPLTSIVMATHHMESTHFDNFDIDEKANEVARKIVASDSALEKRMKFETQDVMEVRERLGQYDCIFLAALVGMSREAKVKILGHIRKYMKEGGTLLVRSAKGARAFLYPIVEERDMVNFEVLTIFHPTNDVINSVVLLRKPKA; encoded by the coding sequence ATGGCTGCTTTCCAAAGCATCAACAACATTGAAACTCAACAAATTCCACCAGAGCTCCTCATATCTCAAATCATGCAACTCCATGCAAGCATCTCCAAGCTTGAATCCCTAAGGCCATGCAAGCAAGTCAATAGTCACTTCACCCACCTAGTGAAGCTTTGCACCCTCCCTTCAACCATTGACATCGAAGCCTTGCCCAAAGAGGTGCAAGACATGCGTGATAGCCTCATTAACCTAAGTGGCCACGCCGAGGGGCTCCTAGAGCTCGAATTCTCGACCTTCATAAGCCTCACACCTGAGCCAATGAAAAATGTAACCCTATTCCCTTATTACGGGAACTATGTCAAGCTAGCCAACATGGAGAGCAAAATCCTCAAAGAAAACGGGGTTTTGAGCCCTAAGAAAGTGGCCTTTGTAGGGTCAGGGCCAATGCCACTCACCTCCATCGTCATGGCCACTCACCACATGGAATCCACACACTTTGACAACTTTGACATCGACGAAAAGGCGAACGAGGTGGCACGAAAGATCGTGGCTTCGGACTCGGCCCTCGAGAAGAGGATGAAGTTTGAGACACAGGATGTGATGGAAGTGAGGGAGAGATTAGGGCAATATGATTGCATCTTTCTGGCTGCGCTTGTGGGAATGAGTAGGGAAGCAAAAGTGAAGAttttgggacatataaggaagTATATGAAGGAGGGAGGGACTTTGCTTGTGAGAAGTGCAAAAGGGGCTAGGGCTTTCTTGTACCCTATTGTTGAGGAACGTGACATGGTGAATTTTGAGGTTCTTACCATCTTTCACCCCACAAATGATGTGATCAACTCAGTTGTTCTTCTTCGCAAGCCTAAAGCTTAA
- the GSTU41 gene encoding glutathione S-transferase, translating to MTDEVVLLDFWPSPFGMRVRIALAEKGIEYEYKEEDLRNKSPLLLQMNPVHKKIPVLIHNGKPISESLIAVQYIEEVWNDRNPLLPSDPYQRAQARFWADYVDIKIHDLGKKIWTSKGEEKEAAKKEFIEALKLLEEQLGDKTYFGGDNIGFVDIALVPFYTWFKVYETFGSLNIENECPRFVAWAKRCLQKESVAKSLPDQHKVYEFVVEIRKKLVIE from the exons ATGACAGATGAGGTGGTTCTTCTGGATTTCTGGCCAAGTCCATTTGGGATGAGGGTCAGGATTGCACTTGCTGAAAAGGGTATCGAATATGAGTACAAAGAAGAGGACTTGAGGAACAAGAGTCCTCTTCTCTTACAAATGAACCCGGTTCACAAGAAGATTCCGGTTCTCATCCACAATGGCAAACCCATTTCCGAATCCCTCATTGCTGTTCAGTACATTGAGGAGGTTTGGAATGACAGAAATCCCTTGTTGCCTTCAGACCCTTACCAGAGAGCTCAGGCTAGATTCTGGGCTGATTATGTTGACATTAAG ATACATGATCTTGGAAAGAAGATTTGGacatcaaagggagaagaaaaagaagctgCCAAGAAGGAGTTCATAGAGGCCCTTAAATTGTTGGAGGAACAGCTGGGAGATAAGACTTATTTTGGAGGAGACAATATTGGTTTTGTGGATATAGCACTTGTTCCATTCTACACTTGGTTCAAAGTCTATGAGACTTTTGGCAGCCTCAACATTGAGAATGAGTGCCCCAGGTTTGTTGCTTGGGCCAAGAGGTGCCTACAGAAAGAGAGTGTTGCAAAGTCTCTTCCTGATCAGCACAAGGTCTATGAGTTCGTTGTGGAGATAAGAAAGAAGTTAGTCATCGAGTAG